The DNA segment CCGGAGATGCGCGTGTCTTTACCAATGATAACCTTCTTCGTGCCTTGTTTTGCAAGTACACGGCCCGCAGCCCAGCCAAGCTTAAGTACAAAATCCGGCGTGATCGGGTATTGACCCACTTTGCCACGGACACCATCTGTACCAAAATAACGTCTTTGATTCGACATACTCTATAACCTTCGTTGTTCTTATCTATAAATTTGTCGTCAAACAATCGCCGTCTTAAACGCCGCTTGCTTTTAACATAGAAACAATCTTCATCGCTTCTATGGTTTCATTCACATCATGCACACGAATAATTTGTGCACCCTTCATGGCGGCTATTGTGGCACAAACCACGCTGCCATTCACACTCTCTGCTGGTGCTTTATCCAGCAGCTTAAAAATCATCGACTTACGAGACATACCCGCAAGAAGTGGCAGCCCTAGTTGGTGAAACTTGTCAAGATGCTCAAGCAACTGATAGTTATGCTCAAGCGTTTTACCAAACCCAAACCCTGGATCAAGAATCAACATATCTCTCTTAAGCCCAGCCTGTTCACAAGCCGTGGTTCTCTCGTTGAGGAAGCTTGTCACATCTGCCAGCAAATCATCATAATGAGGCGCTTGCTGCATGGTTCTTGGTTGACCTTGCATATGCATTAAACAGACTGGGACCTGGCATTGAGCAGCAACTTCTAAAGCACCTGGTTCCTGCAGTGCTCGCACATCATTGATAAGATCCGCACCATGTTCCACTGCCTGCCTCATCACTTGCGCTTTGCTAGTATCAATGGAGATCCAAACCTCAGGATGTGCTTTCCTGATCGCTTTGATTGCCGGAATGACTCGTGCTAATTCATCTTCTAAGTTCACCTCTGGTGCACCTGGTCGCGTCGATTCGCCACCGATGTCAATAATACTCACACCAGCATCAATCATGGCTTGTGCTTGTTTTAGTGCAGCGTCAATTGAATTGAACTTACCGCCATCAGAAAATGAGTCAGGAGTCACATTGAGAATGCCCATCACACGTGGAGTCGATAGGTCGAGTTGCTTTTGTTTTGATTGGATAAACATAATCACTAAATAGACAAAAACCCCGAACAAGTTCGGGGTTTATTAGTTAGATTAATCTAAGAGAAGATTACTCACCATCTTTGTCACTTGAAGGCTCTTTTGATGGTTCTTGAGACTTAGCTTCCGCATCCGCTTCAGGCTTCTTCTCTTCAGCTTTCGCTTCTTGAGGCTTTGCTTCTGGCGCCGCTTTCACTTGGTCACCCCAGCCCGCAGGCTCACGGATGTCGTCTTTACGTTCCATCAAGTCATCAATTTGACCTGCATCGATGGTTTCGTATTTCATCAGTGCATCTTTCATTGTGTGCATGATGTCCATATTCTCTTCAAGGATCTTCTTCGCACGGTCGTAGTTGCGGTCGATGATTTGACGAACTTCATCATCAATCAGTTTCGCCGTATCATCAGACATGTGCTTAGTCTGAGTAACGCTACGTCCTAGGAAGACTTCACCCTCTTCCTCTGCATACAGCAGTGGACCGAGTTTTTCAGAGAAGCCCCATTGTGTCACCATCTTGCGAGCAATATCTGTCGCACGTTCAATATCGTTTGAAGCGCCTGTCGATACTTTATCAACACCGTAGATAAGCTCTTCTGCTAGACGACCACCGTACAGGCTAGAAATCATTGACTCTAGATGCTGGCGAGACATGCTAACGCGGTCTTGCTCTGGTAGGTACATCGTCACACCCAGTGCACGTCCACGAGGGATAATCGATACTTTGTACACAGGGTCATGCTCTGGCACCAAGCGGCCAACAATCGCGTGACCAGCTTCGTGGTAAGCCGTTGACTCTTTCGTGTCTTCAGACATCACCATTGAGCGGCGCTCTGCACCCATCATGATCTTGTCTTTCGCAAGTTCGAACTCAACCATAGATACGTTACGTTTGTTACCACGTGCAGCAAATAGAGCCGCTTCGTTTACTAGGTTAGCAAGGTCAGCACCAGAGAAGCCTGGCGTACCACGGGCAATCAACGATGGCTCAACATCACCCGCTAGCGGCACTTTACGCATGTGAACTTTAAGGATCTGCTCACGGCCACGGACATCTGGAAGACCAACCACAACCTGACGGTCAAAACGACCAGGGCGAAGAAGTGCAGGGTCTAGTACGTCTGGACGGTTCGTTGCTGCAATAACGATAATACCTTCGTTACCTTCAAAACCATCCATTTCAACCAGCATTTGGTTCAATGTTTGCTCACGCTCATCGTGACCACCACCAACACCAGCACCACGCTGACGGCCTACCGCATCAATCTCATCGATAAAGATGATACACGGTGCAGCTTTCTTTGCTTGCTCGAACATGTCACGCACACGAGATGCACCAACACCAACAAACATTTCTACGAAGTCAGAACCAGAGATAGTAAAGAACGGTACTTTCGCTTCACCGGCAATCGCTTTCGCAAGTAACGTTTTACCTGTACCAGGAGGACCAACTAGCAGCACACCTGTTGGAATTTTACCGCCCAGTTTTTGGAATCGGCTTGGATCACGTAGGTAATCCACCAATTCTTTTACGTCTTCTTTTGCTTCATCACAGCCAGCAACGTCTGAGAACAGCGTCTTGATTTGCTCTTCGCTCATCATGCGCGCTTTACTCTTACCAAAAGACATTGCGCCTTTGCCGCCGCCACCTTGCATCTGACGCATGAAGAAAATCCACACACCGATAAGCAGAATCATTGGGAACCACGAGATGAAGATCGAGCCAAGTAGGCTTTGCTCTTCTGGTGGTGTACCCTGAACTTTCACGTTCTGGTTGATTAGGTCGTCTAGAACCTTTTGGTCATAGACTGGCATGTATGTTACGAAACGGGAGCCGCCACCTCTACGAGTGAAAGTGATTTCACTATCTTTGAAGGTCGCTTCTTGAATCTGGCCTTGGCCAACTTCCTGTACAAATGTGGTGTAATCCACTGTTCTGCCACTACTTTCACCAGGGCCAAAGCTCTGGAATACTGACATTAAAACAACAGCGATGACGAGCCACAGAATTAAATTTTTTGCCATGTCACTCAAGGTGTCAGCCTCTCGATAACTAATTGTAATTAAAGGTAGGGTACTACAGTTTATGGGCTGTAGCTATACTGTTAACGCTTGCCATAATGGGCAAATAGTTAACCTTTGTAACCAGTGGCTACGATAAAGACTTCACGAGAACGCGCTCGAGAAGAGTCAGGTTTTCTCACTTTCACAGTTCTGAACATTTCACGTACATCTTTGACGTATTGATCAAACCCTTCGCCTTGGAAGACTTTAACCACAAAGCTACCATTAGTCGCTAGAACTTGTCGACACATATCCAATGCCAGCTCTACCAAATACATAGCGCGTGGTTGATCAACCGAATTGTTGCCTGCAATGTTTGGTGCCATGTCAGACATTACTACGTCAACCATGGATGGTTGAATTCTTTCAAGTAACGCTTCAAGTACCGCATCATCACGGAAGTCCCCTTGGAGGAAACTTACCCCAGCAATAGGATCCATCGGCAGTAAGTCACAAGCAATCACTTGTCCCTGTTCACCCAAGATTTTTGCCGCATATTGTGACCAACCTCCAGGTGCTGCACCCAGATCGACGACTGTCATTCCTGGTTTCAACAATTTGTCTTTCGTTTGGATCTCTTCCATTTTGAAATATGCACGAGAACGGTAACCCTTCTTTCTCGCTTCATTTGCATACTTGTCGTCGAAGTGTTCCTTCAGCCAACGGCCTGAACTGGCCGAATGTTTTTGTTTGCTCATTCTAATCCCAATAAGACACAAATAGGAGCTATTGCTTCAATAGGCTCAACCTATCACCCAAACAAATAGAAACGCAGCGATACGTCATTTCTCCTCCTTACTAAAGAGCATAGGCTAACTCTGTGATTATTGGGAAAAAATGAAAATAAAAATCGTCGCGATGATCCGTGAGAGGGGGATATTGCTTAATAAATTATAGTCTTCCACCATAGATGGCGGTAAAATAGAGGTTTTCAACCCTTATAGTAAAGAAAATTGGCCGCGTAATGAACCTAAGCACAAAACAAAAGCAGCATCTAAAAGGCCTAGCACACTCTCTAAAACCAGTTGTGCTACTTGGCGCAAATGGACTGACAGAGGCTGTTCTAGCGGAAATTGAAATCGCTCTAAACCACCACGAGCTGATTAAGGTAAAAGTTGCATCGGAAGACCGTGAAACTAAAAACCTAATCATCGATGCTATCGTGCGTGAAACTGGCGCAGAGAAAGTACAGACTATCGGCAAAACGCTTGTCCTGTACCGCCAAACTGAAGAGCGCAAAATCGAGCTTCCACGCAAGTAACCGGTACCCTGTATCAAGTGCTCTGTGTAGACATCGAATAAAAAAGGTCGCAGCTGCGACCTTTTTTTGTAGCTCATGTATGACCAAGACTCGATATGCGAGCGCTTAGATGTACTCTACGCTATCGATTTCAAAGTCTTTCGCACCACCAGGAGTGGTGATCATGACTTCATCGCCTTCCATCTTACCGATCAGACCACGAGCAATTGGCGAGCTCACTGAAATACGGCCAGCTTTAATGTCTGCTTCGTCATCGCCAACGATTTGGTAAGTTTTCTCTTCATCTGTGTCCACATCAATCAGCGTCACTGTTGAGCCGAAAATAACCTTGCCCGTGTTGTCCATCTGCGTCACATCAATGATTTGAGCAACAGATAGCTTGTATTCGATATCACGGATTTGCGCTTCACAGATACCCTGCTCTTCACGCGCAGCGTGGTATTCCGCATTTTCTTTCAAATCGCCAAGTTCACGCGCTTCAGCAATAGCTTCAGAGATCTGTGGGCGAAGTTTAAGTAAGCGATCAAGCTCTTGGCGCAGAAGGTCTGCACCACGAACAGTCATTGGAACCTTTTCCATTATATATACCCCTAAGCCAAAGTTATCTTTGGACAAAAAAACACCCCCCAGTCATAAAACCAGGTTGTGTGTTGAATTTGGTTGGTGGGTTGAGTGTAAACAAACTCTCGCGGTAAATCATCTAAATTGATCGATCTAAGTCAGCTATTTGCTAATCACATCGCGTGATCTGGATTCCAATCCTCTATTTATTATTCCCAAAGCTTCTCAGGCTATCGCAATGAAACTAAATTGAGATTTTGTTGTCACAATTTAGCCTGTCAGTTCGACTCATCCATCAACCCCATAGCAAACAAGCCCTTGAGTTTTTTTTACCCACAATAAAACGGTGTTCAAAAACCAAATTTATAACATTTTATTAGTCCCAGCCATTATGAACAGTGTACAAATATCATCTCAAGCAGCGGGTTTAACATTTATGCAGTAAATCTGACATAAATATGACGTGAATCGCTTGAATGACTTTTGGTATGCAAGCATGCTTACCCCCGCAAAAGGTGATCCCTTTCGCACAGTAACTACATGATTTATGGACAGTAAATTAGGACTTATAAGATGAACAAAACTCTGATTGCTCTAGCAGTTTCGGTTGCCGCACTGGCTACTGGCGCTAACGCAGCTAACGTATACAGCAGCGAAGGCACTGAACTAAACATCGGCGGTCGCGCGGAATTCCGTGGTGATTTCATTGGTTCAGATGGTGCAGAAATTGACGGAACTATGGCAAACCAAAGCCGCTTCCGTCTAAACGTTGGTGGCACAACTGAAATTACAAACAACCTATCTGGCTTCGGTTTCTATGAAGCGGAGCAAGGTGTTGGCTCTTCTGCAAATGACCAAGTGAGTGACGATACAAACACTGACTTCAAACAACGCTACATGTTTGC comes from the Vibrio astriarenae genome and includes:
- the ftsH gene encoding ATP-dependent zinc metalloprotease FtsH — encoded protein: MAKNLILWLVIAVVLMSVFQSFGPGESSGRTVDYTTFVQEVGQGQIQEATFKDSEITFTRRGGGSRFVTYMPVYDQKVLDDLINQNVKVQGTPPEEQSLLGSIFISWFPMILLIGVWIFFMRQMQGGGGKGAMSFGKSKARMMSEEQIKTLFSDVAGCDEAKEDVKELVDYLRDPSRFQKLGGKIPTGVLLVGPPGTGKTLLAKAIAGEAKVPFFTISGSDFVEMFVGVGASRVRDMFEQAKKAAPCIIFIDEIDAVGRQRGAGVGGGHDEREQTLNQMLVEMDGFEGNEGIIVIAATNRPDVLDPALLRPGRFDRQVVVGLPDVRGREQILKVHMRKVPLAGDVEPSLIARGTPGFSGADLANLVNEAALFAARGNKRNVSMVEFELAKDKIMMGAERRSMVMSEDTKESTAYHEAGHAIVGRLVPEHDPVYKVSIIPRGRALGVTMYLPEQDRVSMSRQHLESMISSLYGGRLAEELIYGVDKVSTGASNDIERATDIARKMVTQWGFSEKLGPLLYAEEEGEVFLGRSVTQTKHMSDDTAKLIDDEVRQIIDRNYDRAKKILEENMDIMHTMKDALMKYETIDAGQIDDLMERKDDIREPAGWGDQVKAAPEAKPQEAKAEEKKPEADAEAKSQEPSKEPSSDKDGE
- the folP gene encoding dihydropteroate synthase, encoding MFIQSKQKQLDLSTPRVMGILNVTPDSFSDGGKFNSIDAALKQAQAMIDAGVSIIDIGGESTRPGAPEVNLEDELARVIPAIKAIRKAHPEVWISIDTSKAQVMRQAVEHGADLINDVRALQEPGALEVAAQCQVPVCLMHMQGQPRTMQQAPHYDDLLADVTSFLNERTTACEQAGLKRDMLILDPGFGFGKTLEHNYQLLEHLDKFHQLGLPLLAGMSRKSMIFKLLDKAPAESVNGSVVCATIAAMKGAQIIRVHDVNETIEAMKIVSMLKASGV
- the rlmE gene encoding 23S rRNA (uridine(2552)-2'-O)-methyltransferase RlmE, with product MSKQKHSASSGRWLKEHFDDKYANEARKKGYRSRAYFKMEEIQTKDKLLKPGMTVVDLGAAPGGWSQYAAKILGEQGQVIACDLLPMDPIAGVSFLQGDFRDDAVLEALLERIQPSMVDVVMSDMAPNIAGNNSVDQPRAMYLVELALDMCRQVLATNGSFVVKVFQGEGFDQYVKDVREMFRTVKVRKPDSSRARSREVFIVATGYKG
- the yhbY gene encoding ribosome assembly RNA-binding protein YhbY, translating into MNLSTKQKQHLKGLAHSLKPVVLLGANGLTEAVLAEIEIALNHHELIKVKVASEDRETKNLIIDAIVRETGAEKVQTIGKTLVLYRQTEERKIELPRK
- the greA gene encoding transcription elongation factor GreA: MEKVPMTVRGADLLRQELDRLLKLRPQISEAIAEARELGDLKENAEYHAAREEQGICEAQIRDIEYKLSVAQIIDVTQMDNTGKVIFGSTVTLIDVDTDEEKTYQIVGDDEADIKAGRISVSSPIARGLIGKMEGDEVMITTPGGAKDFEIDSVEYI